A stretch of Roseofilum casamattae BLCC-M143 DNA encodes these proteins:
- a CDS encoding response regulator codes for MERYLQQIYQQQATGELMVTAREQTWHLFFYLGHLLYGTGGVHRSRRWYRYIQLFPVDWATIKLNKPTGMWEYYLLRYALQQHQMSLKQAQSVITYSAMEILFALLIQSQDKIASRWKPSQRISSNSGSPRSSLAVPIPQLLERTQPLSRQWQKMELTPLSPDLAPILKRPTELPKRVSAETSGKLIQLFNGENPIWDIALEMKQSIPTLSRSLRHFWKQGIIDFRTLPDLEPPVSWPLSSEDPSRNLDTKSQQPSGLLIACIDDSPLVGHALSNILIPAGYQLLKISDPISGMSELAEHKPDLILLDVVMPTVTGYNLCTFLRHTSLFNETPIIILTSRDHLLDRTKAKLAGATDFLTKPAKPDQLIRLIEKYIAKPFN; via the coding sequence ATGGAGCGTTATCTCCAGCAAATCTACCAGCAACAAGCAACAGGGGAGCTAATGGTAACTGCTCGCGAGCAGACTTGGCACCTGTTTTTCTACCTCGGACATCTCCTCTACGGTACGGGAGGAGTGCATCGCTCTCGGCGATGGTATCGGTATATTCAACTTTTCCCAGTAGATTGGGCTACAATTAAGCTCAATAAGCCTACGGGGATGTGGGAGTATTATCTGCTGCGTTACGCTTTGCAACAGCATCAGATGAGTCTCAAACAAGCTCAATCAGTGATTACCTACAGTGCGATGGAAATCTTATTCGCTCTGTTGATTCAATCTCAGGACAAAATTGCCAGCCGTTGGAAACCGAGTCAAAGGATTTCCAGCAATAGTGGCTCGCCGCGATCGTCTCTGGCCGTACCTATTCCCCAGTTGCTCGAGCGCACCCAACCCTTATCGCGGCAATGGCAGAAAATGGAGCTAACTCCACTCTCTCCGGATCTGGCTCCGATCTTGAAGCGACCTACGGAACTCCCCAAACGGGTGAGTGCCGAAACCTCTGGCAAGTTGATTCAACTCTTTAATGGCGAAAACCCAATCTGGGATATTGCTCTGGAGATGAAACAATCTATTCCAACCTTATCTCGCAGTCTGCGTCACTTCTGGAAGCAGGGAATTATTGACTTCCGCACTCTGCCCGATCTCGAGCCTCCGGTATCCTGGCCGCTGTCATCTGAAGACCCCTCGAGAAATTTAGACACCAAATCTCAACAGCCATCGGGTCTGTTAATTGCTTGTATCGATGATAGTCCTTTGGTCGGTCATGCCTTGAGCAATATTTTAATTCCTGCCGGGTATCAGTTATTGAAAATTAGCGATCCGATTAGTGGCATGTCGGAGCTGGCAGAACACAAACCCGATTTAATTTTATTGGATGTGGTGATGCCAACGGTGACCGGTTATAATCTCTGTACGTTTTTACGACATACGTCGTTATTTAATGAAACTCCTATTATTATTTTAACCAGCCGCGATCATCTGCTCGATCGCACGAAAGCTAAGCTAGCTGGCGCTACTGATTTTTTAACCAAACCTGCCAAACCCGATCAGCTCATCCGGTTAATTGAGAAATATATCGCCAAACCCTTCAATTGA